In Terriglobales bacterium, a genomic segment contains:
- the accB gene encoding acetyl-CoA carboxylase biotin carboxyl carrier protein: MNQKEIRELIEFLIDKDIAEFELERGDVKLRVRRGGAVAPVMTIAAPAAVAPASAPVAHTAAPVSTAASAPSAPASAAAPAAEEDETAGAHVIKSPIVGTFYESPSPGAPPFVKPGDPVSVGQVLCIVEAMKLMNEIESDFSGTIVKRFVENGQPVEYGQALFAVKP, from the coding sequence ATGAATCAAAAAGAGATCCGGGAACTAATCGAATTCTTAATTGATAAAGATATCGCCGAGTTTGAACTTGAGCGCGGCGATGTAAAGCTTCGCGTGCGTCGTGGCGGGGCAGTTGCTCCGGTAATGACGATCGCTGCTCCGGCCGCGGTTGCGCCGGCGTCCGCACCGGTAGCACACACAGCGGCACCCGTTTCGACAGCAGCGTCGGCGCCTTCGGCTCCAGCTTCTGCGGCGGCTCCGGCTGCGGAAGAAGATGAAACGGCCGGTGCACATGTGATCAAGTCACCGATCGTGGGAACGTTCTATGAATCGCCTTCCCCGGGAGCTCCTCCCTTTGTGAAACCCGGTGATCCGGTTTCCGTCGGACAGGTGCTCTGCATCGTGGAAGCGATGAAGCTGATGAATGAAATTGAATCGGACTTCTCCGGCACCATCGTGAAGCGATTCGTGGAAAACGGGCAGCCCGTGGAATATGGGCAGGCGCTGTTTGCGGTAAAGCCGTAG
- a CDS encoding Xaa-Pro peptidase family protein gives MSQNGRRQLLLKDIEKRGLDTLLVTHLPNVRYLTGFTGTAGVLVFSGGRSIFITDGRYKSQAQEQVKGARVLISKGPALEAAAQQIVRLQAGNVGIEAEHMQVWLRSRLRKMLPAKVKLKETTGLVESIRTIKDSEEVSSIRRAVQLGVDLFEVALKAIRPGVRETEVAAELEYEARKRGAQKMSFETIVASGPRSALPHGVASDARIPSRGFVVLDYGVILGGYCSDMTRTVHVGRPSAEARRMYEAVLDSQLAGIRAVQPGATAGDVDYACRSVLRNTKIGDVGLDRFFIHSTGHGVGLEIHEGPRLARDQKEILRPGMVITIEPGVYVEKAGGVRIEDMVAVTDDGCDVLTSLSKELIIL, from the coding sequence ATGTCGCAGAATGGCCGACGACAACTGCTGCTGAAAGACATTGAAAAACGGGGCCTCGATACCCTTCTGGTCACGCACCTGCCCAATGTGCGTTACCTGACGGGGTTCACGGGGACTGCCGGCGTGCTAGTGTTCAGCGGCGGTCGCAGCATATTCATCACCGACGGGCGCTATAAGTCGCAGGCGCAGGAGCAAGTGAAGGGTGCGCGCGTCCTGATTTCCAAAGGACCCGCTCTGGAAGCCGCGGCACAACAGATTGTGCGGCTTCAGGCTGGCAATGTCGGAATCGAAGCGGAACACATGCAGGTGTGGCTGCGCTCGCGTCTGCGAAAAATGTTGCCGGCGAAGGTGAAACTGAAAGAAACGACCGGGCTGGTAGAGAGCATTCGAACCATCAAAGACTCGGAGGAAGTGTCGTCGATTCGCCGCGCGGTGCAATTGGGCGTGGACCTCTTCGAGGTGGCGTTGAAGGCCATCCGACCGGGAGTGCGGGAGACGGAGGTCGCGGCCGAACTCGAGTACGAGGCGCGAAAGCGCGGCGCGCAGAAGATGTCGTTCGAGACGATTGTGGCGTCGGGACCGCGTTCGGCATTGCCGCACGGAGTGGCTTCGGATGCGCGGATTCCCTCCCGTGGCTTCGTCGTGCTCGACTATGGTGTTATACTCGGCGGTTATTGTTCCGACATGACGCGTACAGTCCATGTCGGACGGCCATCAGCAGAGGCTCGCCGGATGTACGAGGCGGTGCTGGATTCGCAACTGGCAGGCATTAGGGCGGTGCAGCCTGGGGCGACCGCAGGCGACGTGGACTACGCCTGCCGAAGCGTACTTCGCAACACAAAGATTGGCGACGTCGGACTTGACCGGTTCTTCATTCACTCGACCGGACATGGTGTGGGACTGGAGATCCACGAAGGTCCCCGGCTGGCGCGCGATCAAAAAGAAATACTTCGTCCGGGCATGGTGATAACGATCGAGCCCGGTGTTTATGTCGAGAAAGCGGGCGGTGTCCGCATAGAAGACATGGTAGCCGTTACAGATGATGGCTGCGATGTCCTGACATCCTTAAGCAAGGAATTGATCATTCTCTAA
- a CDS encoding DinB family protein, whose translation MATATMPQVTPDFVLTSRDFALAGFDREKVATKRVIEAIPEAKKNWKPDEKSKTAEELAWHIASVEVGFLHAVAKGNFATMEEEERVMKNPPKTIAEIAKWYEENLPKAIAAVQKMTIEQLLTPIDFYGAFNFPAFMYLEFAKVHSIHHRGWLASYLRPMGGKVPSIYGGSADEPWQG comes from the coding sequence ATGGCAACTGCAACCATGCCCCAGGTCACACCTGATTTCGTATTGACCAGCCGCGATTTCGCTCTCGCCGGATTCGACCGCGAGAAGGTCGCCACCAAGCGCGTTATCGAAGCAATTCCCGAAGCCAAGAAGAACTGGAAGCCCGACGAGAAATCCAAGACCGCCGAAGAACTCGCGTGGCACATCGCATCGGTGGAAGTTGGTTTTCTGCACGCGGTCGCCAAGGGCAATTTTGCCACGATGGAGGAGGAAGAGAGAGTTATGAAGAATCCTCCAAAAACCATTGCCGAGATTGCCAAGTGGTATGAGGAGAATCTTCCGAAAGCGATTGCAGCGGTCCAGAAAATGACGATCGAGCAGTTGCTGACGCCGATCGATTTCTATGGCGCCTTCAACTTCCCGGCGTTCATGTACCTGGAGTTCGCAAAAGTTCACAGCATCCATCATCGTGGATGGCTGGCGAGCTATCTGCGTCCGATGGGCGGCAAAGTGCCCAGCATTTACGGCGGCAGCGCCGACGAACCCTGGCAAGGATAA
- a CDS encoding M48 family metallopeptidase, translated as MRHNALSRILAVILVFGITVPSWAQAMVPLPKPGGSNFFSPEQDVELGKQNAAEVKKQMPLLPDSSPITQYVQSIGKKLANTMPQPNWPYEFHVVQQKDINAFALPGGPIFVNLGTIQAADNEAQLAGVIAHEMSHVYYRHSTNQASKQMMAQVPLAILGGMLGNGVMGQVARLGLSFGVGSVFLKYSRSAESQADAVGARILYNAGYNPVEMANFFRKLEQESGGGGAAGPQFLSDHPNPGNRVTAVSKEVSQFPRKSFAGSSSEFNRIHQQAANVKGYSAQEIQQRAQGQASTVSDAGIGAVQPSGSMQSLNHGAYTVSYPSNWKVFGNQESAVTIAPEAGISQDAVAYGVIINGFQPESSTMRDATNELVASLKQSNPDLRTVNSGDDIRVNGTTGRSVDLTGTSPIQDSSGKKLRERDWLVTMPRKDGTVLYFVFISPERDFSKLRPTFEQMLRSVKLK; from the coding sequence ATGAGGCATAACGCCCTAAGTCGCATATTAGCGGTCATCCTAGTTTTCGGCATCACCGTGCCCTCGTGGGCACAAGCCATGGTGCCGCTCCCGAAACCGGGAGGATCGAACTTCTTTTCCCCAGAGCAGGACGTTGAACTAGGCAAGCAGAACGCGGCTGAAGTGAAGAAGCAGATGCCGCTTCTGCCGGACAGCAGCCCGATCACTCAGTATGTGCAGTCGATCGGAAAGAAGCTGGCGAACACAATGCCCCAGCCCAATTGGCCCTACGAGTTCCACGTCGTGCAGCAGAAGGACATCAACGCCTTTGCGCTGCCGGGCGGACCGATTTTCGTAAACCTGGGCACGATCCAGGCGGCTGATAACGAAGCGCAACTGGCGGGCGTGATCGCGCACGAGATGTCGCATGTTTACTACCGGCATTCAACGAACCAGGCTTCGAAACAAATGATGGCGCAGGTGCCACTCGCCATCCTGGGCGGCATGCTCGGGAACGGCGTGATGGGCCAGGTGGCAAGGCTGGGCCTATCGTTTGGCGTGGGCTCGGTGTTCCTTAAGTACTCGCGTTCGGCCGAGTCACAGGCGGACGCCGTCGGTGCACGAATCCTATACAACGCCGGCTACAACCCCGTCGAGATGGCCAACTTCTTCCGCAAGCTCGAACAGGAAAGTGGGGGCGGCGGAGCTGCTGGGCCGCAATTCCTGAGCGATCACCCCAACCCGGGCAATCGCGTGACGGCGGTGTCGAAAGAGGTTTCGCAGTTTCCGCGCAAGAGCTTCGCGGGTAGCAGCTCCGAGTTCAACCGAATTCACCAGCAGGCTGCGAACGTAAAGGGATACTCGGCGCAGGAAATTCAGCAACGCGCGCAAGGACAGGCCAGCACGGTATCGGACGCGGGCATTGGAGCAGTGCAGCCGAGCGGAAGCATGCAGTCGCTGAATCATGGCGCGTATACCGTTTCGTACCCTTCGAACTGGAAGGTCTTCGGGAACCAGGAATCGGCTGTCACGATAGCGCCGGAAGCGGGTATCTCCCAGGACGCGGTCGCGTACGGCGTGATCATCAACGGATTCCAGCCGGAAAGCTCGACGATGAGAGATGCCACAAACGAATTAGTCGCGTCGTTGAAGCAATCGAATCCTGATCTGCGCACGGTGAACAGCGGCGACGACATTCGCGTCAATGGCACCACCGGAAGATCTGTGGACCTGACTGGTACCTCGCCGATCCAGGACAGTAGCGGAAAAAAGCTGCGCGAACGCGACTGGCTGGTGACCATGCCTCGAAAAGACGGAACGGTTCTGTATTTTGTGTTCATTTCGCCGGAACGCGACTTCAGCAAGTTGCGTCCGACCTTTGAGCAGATGCTGAGGAGCGTAAAACTGAAATAG
- a CDS encoding putative glycoside hydrolase has translation MSSNSRLPLFAVLFFVAIAAILLLKPSEAVVVEAADASKNVTVKSESAATTQQQAAPGTVIHTAKSGDTVPMLVRKYLWDSKYMTSSEFEAAIRQANPTVKGTFLKAGENVVVPGIEPVQSEKLISVPKDYEVRAIYLTGIMAASEKGINIVRQWRKVGGNAVVFDIKDSDGWVNINFDHELVPKGHKPPIKNLAKYTKFLHSMGMHAIARIAIFRDEAIVVQHPELAVKSRRTGQPWQENGKLVWTDVSNQKVQAYNIALAKHAALSGVDEVQFDYVRFPAEGDQKDAKFAFETANPTWKRTDVITDFLKDAYAELHPTGVLFSLDVFGVMAWQRSVDLAHTGQDIPSMAKYCDVLSPMIYPSHFFGMDGYASPGDAPEHFIGTSMDRFRTITKDTNVVLRPWLQAFAWKTKTYSPEYIQVQVATSASKGGVGFLFWNARNDYSKPYAAMPVMAKNQKFFRGDEYDRLPKPAAADPVTNTAQSKFHPSGP, from the coding sequence ATGTCAAGTAATTCACGCCTCCCGCTGTTTGCTGTTCTGTTCTTCGTCGCTATAGCCGCGATTTTGCTGCTTAAACCTTCCGAAGCAGTCGTCGTTGAAGCCGCTGACGCAAGTAAGAACGTCACTGTCAAATCCGAATCCGCCGCGACCACGCAACAGCAGGCCGCACCCGGAACCGTCATTCACACTGCTAAATCAGGCGACACGGTTCCCATGCTCGTCCGTAAATATCTGTGGGACAGCAAGTACATGACCTCGTCCGAGTTTGAGGCGGCGATCAGGCAGGCGAACCCGACAGTCAAGGGTACCTTCCTCAAGGCGGGGGAAAATGTCGTCGTGCCAGGCATCGAACCCGTTCAGTCCGAAAAGCTGATTTCGGTGCCGAAGGACTATGAGGTCCGGGCGATTTACCTGACCGGCATCATGGCGGCGAGCGAAAAGGGCATCAACATTGTCCGCCAGTGGCGCAAGGTCGGTGGCAACGCAGTTGTCTTCGACATCAAGGACAGCGATGGCTGGGTCAACATCAACTTTGACCATGAACTTGTGCCCAAGGGGCACAAGCCACCAATCAAAAATCTCGCGAAGTACACCAAGTTTCTTCACTCCATGGGCATGCACGCCATCGCTCGTATTGCGATCTTCCGCGACGAGGCCATCGTGGTGCAGCATCCGGAATTGGCCGTAAAGTCCCGCCGCACCGGGCAGCCTTGGCAAGAGAATGGCAAGCTGGTTTGGACTGACGTTTCCAACCAGAAGGTCCAGGCTTACAACATCGCCCTGGCCAAGCATGCAGCTCTATCCGGTGTGGATGAAGTGCAATTCGACTATGTCCGTTTCCCGGCCGAGGGAGATCAGAAAGACGCGAAGTTCGCGTTCGAAACTGCGAACCCCACCTGGAAACGTACCGATGTCATTACCGATTTCCTGAAGGACGCCTACGCTGAACTGCACCCGACTGGTGTCCTGTTCTCGCTCGACGTCTTCGGCGTCATGGCCTGGCAGCGCTCGGTTGACCTTGCTCACACGGGTCAGGACATCCCGAGCATGGCGAAGTACTGCGATGTCCTGTCGCCCATGATCTACCCGTCGCACTTCTTCGGCATGGATGGCTACGCCAGTCCGGGCGACGCGCCGGAGCACTTCATCGGCACTTCGATGGATCGCTTCCGCACCATCACGAAGGACACGAACGTTGTTCTTCGCCCGTGGCTGCAAGCCTTTGCCTGGAAAACCAAGACCTACTCGCCCGAGTACATTCAGGTGCAGGTCGCTACCTCTGCCAGCAAAGGTGGCGTCGGCTTCCTGTTCTGGAATGCGCGCAATGACTACAGCAAGCCCTATGCGGCCATGCCGGTGATGGCGAAGAACCAGAAGTTCTTCCGTGGCGACGAGTACGACAGACTTCCTAAGCCTGCTGCGGCCGACCCGGTGACCAATACGGCTCAGTCCAAGTTCCATCCCAGCGGGCCGTAA
- a CDS encoding AAA family ATPase, protein MRTGINAVLDPNRRSGDASEFDAALRRRIVGQDQAVDKVVEIYQMFLAGLNPPGRPVGNLLFLGPTGSGKTRVVESLAESLFGDPRALIKIDCAEFQHSHEIAKLIGSPPGYLGHRETHPLLTQEALNQWHTDKLKLSILLFDEIEKASDALWQLLLGILDKATLTLGDNRRVDLSQCLIVMTSNLGASEMSDLVGGGMGFGPKAPFVDAKLDEKMTRTAQDAARRKFSPEFMNRIDKVVVFKTLRPEHLEQILEIELGMVQQRILQATGNNQFVFSCTPAVKQFLLKEGTDPKYGARHLKRAIERHIVFPLANLVATSQVKLGDFVRIDIEKDGKMRFIKEAEGALVPVLLEKYGPEFAVPQAAKATRAASRREFNASSDHK, encoded by the coding sequence ATGAGAACCGGTATTAATGCAGTACTTGACCCCAACCGGCGCAGCGGAGATGCCTCTGAGTTTGACGCTGCGTTACGGCGCAGAATCGTAGGGCAGGATCAGGCGGTCGACAAAGTTGTCGAGATCTACCAGATGTTTTTGGCAGGATTGAATCCGCCAGGACGGCCTGTCGGCAACCTCCTCTTTCTCGGTCCCACCGGGTCGGGCAAGACCCGAGTCGTTGAATCGCTCGCGGAATCCCTTTTTGGCGATCCGAGGGCGCTGATCAAGATCGACTGCGCGGAATTCCAGCACTCGCACGAAATTGCCAAGCTGATCGGGTCGCCACCGGGGTACCTCGGCCATCGCGAAACACATCCTTTGCTGACGCAAGAGGCGTTGAATCAGTGGCATACGGACAAGCTGAAGCTTTCGATTCTGCTGTTCGACGAAATCGAGAAGGCGTCTGATGCTCTATGGCAGTTGCTGCTGGGAATACTCGACAAGGCCACCCTCACGCTCGGTGATAACCGTCGGGTCGACCTTTCGCAGTGTCTGATCGTGATGACCTCCAACCTCGGCGCCTCCGAAATGAGCGATTTGGTCGGCGGCGGCATGGGCTTCGGTCCGAAGGCCCCGTTCGTGGATGCCAAGCTTGACGAGAAGATGACGCGCACCGCGCAGGATGCGGCGCGCCGGAAGTTCTCGCCGGAGTTCATGAACCGCATCGACAAGGTCGTTGTGTTCAAGACCTTACGGCCGGAGCACCTGGAACAGATTCTCGAAATTGAACTAGGAATGGTGCAACAACGGATCCTGCAGGCGACTGGTAACAACCAGTTCGTGTTCAGTTGTACGCCTGCGGTTAAGCAATTCCTGCTGAAAGAGGGCACCGATCCGAAGTACGGTGCAAGGCACCTGAAGCGTGCGATTGAACGTCATATCGTGTTCCCTCTTGCCAACCTCGTCGCGACCAGCCAGGTAAAACTCGGAGACTTCGTCCGGATCGACATCGAGAAAGATGGCAAGATGCGGTTCATCAAGGAAGCCGAGGGTGCCTTGGTCCCGGTTCTGCTGGAGAAGTACGGGCCGGAGTTTGCGGTGCCCCAAGCCGCGAAAGCGACACGGGCTGCAAGCCGTCGTGAATTCAACGCAAGTTCGGACCACAAATAG
- the accC gene encoding acetyl-CoA carboxylase biotin carboxylase subunit — protein sequence MFRKILIANRGEIALRVICACKELGIKTVAIYSEADRNSLHVRFADEAICIGPPKVQESYLNIPAVISAAEIANVEAIHPGYGLLSENANFAEVVETCGMKFIGPPPEVTRLMGEKEKARAAMKAAGVPILPGSEGLLSSADEAMEYAKSVGFPVIVKAAHGGGGRGMRVIRNEEELPNAFHAASSEAAAAFGNGDMYMEKFIEHPRHIEFQVLADQHGNVVSLGERECSIQRRHQKLLEEAPSVKVTPELRKEIGELLSRTLSKIGYVNAGTIEFLMDEDGKLYFIEMNTRIQVEHPVTEMVTNVDLVKSQIRIALGEKLDSVLRGTPAPAGHAIECRINAEHPEKFTPSAGKIKVFNPPGGTGVRLDTAAYAEAVIPPYYDSLIAKLIVRGRDRDEAISRMSRALEMFIVEGIHTSIPLHKRILQHPDFRSGNFDTKFMERLLAEQK from the coding sequence ATGTTTCGCAAAATTCTTATCGCTAATCGGGGCGAAATCGCCCTGCGCGTCATTTGTGCCTGCAAAGAGCTGGGCATCAAGACCGTCGCTATTTACAGCGAAGCGGACCGCAATTCATTGCACGTCCGCTTTGCTGATGAAGCCATCTGCATCGGCCCGCCGAAGGTGCAGGAAAGTTACCTGAATATTCCCGCCGTGATTTCCGCCGCCGAAATCGCCAACGTGGAGGCAATCCATCCCGGCTATGGGCTGTTGAGCGAGAACGCCAACTTCGCCGAGGTGGTAGAGACGTGCGGCATGAAGTTCATTGGGCCTCCTCCGGAAGTGACGCGCCTGATGGGCGAGAAGGAGAAGGCGCGTGCGGCGATGAAGGCCGCGGGCGTGCCGATCCTTCCGGGAAGCGAAGGCCTCCTCAGCTCTGCCGATGAAGCCATGGAGTATGCGAAATCGGTTGGTTTCCCGGTGATCGTGAAGGCTGCACACGGCGGTGGCGGACGCGGCATGCGCGTCATCCGCAACGAAGAAGAGCTGCCGAACGCGTTCCATGCCGCCAGTTCCGAGGCCGCCGCAGCGTTCGGGAACGGCGATATGTACATGGAGAAGTTCATCGAGCATCCGCGGCATATCGAGTTCCAGGTGCTCGCGGACCAGCACGGCAACGTCGTGTCCCTCGGTGAGCGCGAGTGCAGCATCCAAAGGCGGCATCAAAAGCTGCTCGAAGAAGCACCTTCGGTCAAGGTCACCCCCGAATTGCGCAAAGAGATCGGCGAGTTGCTATCGCGAACACTGAGCAAGATCGGATACGTGAACGCCGGCACCATCGAGTTCCTGATGGATGAAGACGGCAAGCTGTACTTCATCGAGATGAACACGCGAATCCAGGTGGAACATCCGGTGACTGAGATGGTCACCAATGTTGACCTGGTGAAGAGCCAGATCCGCATCGCACTGGGCGAGAAACTGGATTCCGTTCTGCGAGGGACACCGGCGCCGGCGGGTCATGCAATCGAGTGCCGGATCAATGCCGAGCATCCGGAGAAATTCACACCCTCGGCCGGGAAGATCAAGGTATTCAATCCTCCAGGTGGGACCGGAGTGCGTCTTGATACGGCGGCATATGCGGAGGCGGTGATTCCTCCCTACTACGACTCGCTCATCGCGAAGCTGATCGTGCGGGGACGCGACCGGGACGAGGCGATCTCCCGCATGTCGCGTGCGCTGGAGATGTTCATCGTGGAAGGCATCCACACCAGCATTCCGCTTCATAAGCGCATCTTGCAGCATCCGGATTTCCGCAGCGGCAACTTCGACACGAAGTTCATGGAACGCCTGCTGGCGGAACAGAAGTAA
- a CDS encoding branched-chain amino acid transaminase produces the protein MAIQRTEKIWHNGRFINWDDATLHVMAHVVNYGSSLFEGIRCYSHPSGPAVFRAHEHMQRLIDSAKIYRIEVPFNRDELVSAMVELIGINKVSPCYIRPIVLRGYGEAGVNPFPAPIEVYIANYPWGKYLGKSDEGVDVCVSSWTRIAPNTLPAMAKSGANYMNSQLIKMEAISNGYVEGIALDINGMVSEGSGENLFLVRNGKLITAPLGNSVLPGITRDSVLQIARDLDIPVVEQMIPREMLYIADEVFFSGTAAEVTPIRSVDKIKVGDGSVGPITKAVQKEFFGIVEGRIPDRHNWFTPVSVKQPVGV, from the coding sequence ATGGCCATTCAGAGGACCGAAAAGATTTGGCACAACGGTCGTTTCATCAACTGGGACGACGCGACATTGCATGTGATGGCTCACGTGGTGAACTATGGGTCATCGTTGTTTGAGGGTATTCGCTGTTATTCGCATCCGTCCGGTCCCGCCGTATTCCGGGCGCACGAGCACATGCAACGCCTCATTGATTCGGCAAAGATCTACCGTATCGAAGTCCCGTTCAACCGCGACGAACTGGTCAGCGCCATGGTTGAACTGATCGGGATCAACAAGGTCAGCCCCTGCTACATCCGGCCGATCGTGCTTCGCGGTTACGGTGAAGCCGGCGTGAATCCCTTCCCAGCGCCGATCGAGGTTTACATCGCCAATTATCCGTGGGGCAAATACCTGGGCAAGTCCGACGAAGGCGTCGACGTCTGCGTTTCGTCATGGACCCGTATCGCTCCGAACACGCTGCCGGCGATGGCGAAGTCCGGCGCCAACTACATGAATTCGCAGCTCATTAAAATGGAAGCGATCAGCAACGGTTACGTCGAGGGCATTGCACTCGACATCAACGGCATGGTCAGCGAAGGGTCCGGCGAAAACCTGTTCCTCGTTCGCAACGGCAAGCTGATCACCGCGCCGCTTGGAAACTCGGTGCTTCCGGGAATCACCCGCGATTCTGTCCTCCAGATCGCCCGTGACCTCGACATCCCGGTGGTCGAGCAGATGATCCCGCGTGAAATGCTCTACATCGCCGACGAAGTCTTCTTTAGCGGCACCGCGGCCGAAGTCACGCCGATCCGCTCCGTGGACAAGATCAAGGTTGGCGACGGCTCGGTCGGACCGATCACGAAGGCCGTTCAGAAGGAGTTCTTCGGGATCGTAGAAGGGCGCATTCCGGACCGCCACAATTGGTTCACTCCGGTTTCGGTCAAGCAACCGGTTGGTGTGTAG